From the Oleiharenicola lentus genome, one window contains:
- the radC gene encoding RadC family protein → MNPSPPAYPAPRVQDLAVGERPQERLEKLGPGALSDSELLAMLLRSGRKGHSVLSISRQLVTEAGSLAALTRWREADFRKVGGIGRVKALQLITVMEIARRVAASDQGERPLLNRPELVFAHYRAQTAGLSVEKFWVLCLNRKNRLIRQVELTSGTATSSLAHPREVFREAVHHGATSVICVHNHPSGDPAPSAADVQVTRQLREAAKALDIALLDHVIIGQAGADPQGRGFYSFREAGVL, encoded by the coding sequence ATGAATCCATCTCCCCCCGCCTACCCGGCTCCCCGCGTCCAGGATCTCGCCGTCGGCGAACGGCCGCAGGAGCGCCTCGAAAAGCTCGGCCCCGGCGCCCTCAGCGACTCCGAACTGCTCGCCATGCTGCTGCGCAGCGGCCGGAAAGGCCACAGCGTGCTGAGCATCAGCCGGCAGTTGGTCACCGAAGCCGGTTCGCTGGCCGCACTCACCCGCTGGCGTGAGGCGGATTTCCGCAAAGTGGGCGGCATCGGGCGCGTGAAGGCGCTCCAGCTCATCACGGTCATGGAAATCGCCCGCCGCGTCGCCGCCTCTGACCAGGGCGAACGCCCCTTGCTCAACCGCCCGGAACTCGTCTTTGCCCACTACCGGGCCCAGACGGCCGGACTGAGCGTGGAGAAATTCTGGGTGCTCTGCCTGAACCGGAAGAACCGGCTCATCCGGCAGGTCGAGCTTACCTCCGGTACCGCCACCAGCAGCCTGGCCCATCCGCGCGAGGTGTTTCGCGAGGCCGTGCACCACGGCGCCACTTCGGTCATCTGCGTCCACAACCACCCCAGCGGCGACCCGGCGCCCAGCGCGGCCGACGTGCAGGTCACGCGCCAGCTGCGCGAAGCCGCGAAGGCCCTCGACATCGCGCTGCTCGACCACGTCATCATCGGCCAGGCTGGCGCCGACCCGCAGGGACGCGGTTTTTACAGCTTCCGTGAGGCGGGCGTGCTCTGA
- the cls gene encoding cardiolipin synthase, whose translation MAAHPVASGLLSHLLTVIGFLLAVFAIARLMSQRKQPGNTFAWLLAIAFIPYLGVPLYLLLGGRKIRKLAERKARLCPTSQGAVTVPDNAGFAARVFTRDGACPPIGGNRVRFLTTGEDSFATLEKGILEAKESIHLMTFILGHDEVGRRIVQLLARRARAGVKVRLLLDALGCFRTSGRFCDPIREAGGEVVKFMPVFPLQTRGSANLRNHRKIAIIDHQFAAVGGRNLALEYMGPQPLRRRWRDLGAVIQGPAVRQIEEIFLADWAYASGDSLLSLQRDLPPEWPRPAGNASLQVVASGPDVTGDPLYEGILSLVQQAQRSVWIVTPYFIPDEVLQRSLMVQARAGLDVRIVVPARSNHRITDLARRHHLRELQKAGVKVLLYQSGMNHAKLLFVDGETTLFGSANMDLRSLFVNFEIGLVAYSAEEASVVRSWCEEVFAQSRPLPEKPRARRFFPAIGEEIARLLAPLL comes from the coding sequence ATGGCCGCGCACCCGGTGGCGAGCGGCCTTCTCTCGCACCTGCTGACCGTCATCGGCTTCCTGCTCGCGGTCTTTGCCATCGCCCGGCTCATGAGTCAGCGGAAGCAGCCCGGCAACACGTTCGCCTGGTTGCTGGCCATCGCCTTCATCCCCTACCTCGGCGTGCCGCTCTACCTGCTGCTCGGCGGACGCAAAATCCGCAAACTCGCCGAACGCAAGGCCCGGCTCTGTCCCACCAGCCAGGGCGCGGTCACCGTGCCCGACAACGCCGGCTTTGCCGCCCGGGTTTTCACCCGGGACGGCGCCTGCCCGCCAATCGGCGGCAACCGGGTGCGCTTCCTCACCACGGGCGAGGATTCGTTTGCCACGCTGGAGAAAGGCATCCTCGAGGCGAAGGAGAGCATCCACCTCATGACCTTCATCCTCGGCCACGACGAGGTTGGCCGGAGGATCGTGCAGCTCCTCGCCCGGCGCGCCCGCGCCGGCGTGAAGGTCCGTCTGCTGCTCGATGCGTTGGGCTGCTTCCGCACCAGCGGCCGCTTCTGCGATCCGATCCGCGAGGCCGGCGGCGAGGTGGTGAAGTTCATGCCGGTGTTTCCGCTCCAAACCCGCGGCTCGGCCAACCTGAGAAACCACCGGAAAATCGCGATCATCGACCATCAGTTTGCCGCGGTGGGCGGCCGCAATCTGGCGCTCGAATACATGGGCCCGCAGCCGCTGCGCCGGCGGTGGCGCGACCTCGGGGCCGTCATCCAGGGCCCGGCCGTGCGCCAGATCGAGGAGATCTTCCTGGCCGACTGGGCCTACGCCAGCGGCGACTCGCTGCTTTCCCTGCAACGGGATCTCCCGCCCGAGTGGCCGCGCCCGGCCGGCAATGCCAGCCTCCAGGTCGTGGCCAGCGGACCGGACGTAACGGGTGATCCGCTCTACGAGGGCATCCTGTCCCTCGTGCAGCAGGCGCAGCGCAGCGTGTGGATCGTCACGCCCTATTTCATCCCCGACGAGGTGCTGCAGCGTTCGCTGATGGTGCAGGCCCGCGCCGGACTCGACGTGCGCATCGTGGTCCCCGCCCGCTCCAATCACCGCATCACCGACCTCGCCCGTCGCCACCACCTGCGCGAACTCCAGAAGGCCGGCGTCAAAGTCCTGCTTTACCAGTCTGGCATGAACCACGCGAAACTGCTCTTCGTGGACGGCGAAACCACGCTCTTCGGCTCGGCCAACATGGATCTGCGCAGTCTGTTCGTGAACTTCGAGATCGGCCTGGTGGCTTACTCCGCGGAAGAGGCCTCCGTCGTGCGCAGCTGGTGCGAGGAAGTCTTCGCCCAGAGCCGCCCGCTGCCGGAAAAACCGCGCGCCCGCCGCTTCTTCCCCGCCATCGGGGAGGAAATCGCCCGCCTGCTGGCGCCGCTGCTCTGA
- a CDS encoding peptidylprolyl isomerase — protein MMSLRRFRLTILTLAAGVVGIAQAQQAPADNLNLRYANGIVAIAEDKIITVDDVRREIGPLIGELQKQARNEQEFNEKLEGLQNEVIQNLIDRVLIVKEFYKDEKRRVPASYIDNQLAETIITQFEGDRSKYLAYLRSRGISQKEYRREIEEDMIYNFMRQQQAKSGSTVSPVRIEDYYNENKERFFQEDSVHLRLIQINRTPEDTDDTLRAKADAVIAEMDGGATFPDVARKYSNDPRKSRGGDWGWQRRPDLRKEFSDVIFELKKGERSKPLITAEGAFIFYAEDRKYAGNMPIDDVRPDIERALVQQGSRRATERWLEKLRRNAYVKHF, from the coding sequence ATGATGAGTCTCCGCCGCTTCCGCCTCACGATCCTGACCCTCGCCGCCGGTGTTGTCGGTATCGCGCAAGCCCAGCAGGCTCCCGCCGACAACCTCAACCTGCGCTATGCCAACGGCATAGTCGCGATCGCCGAGGACAAGATCATCACCGTGGACGATGTGCGCCGCGAAATCGGACCACTCATCGGTGAGCTCCAAAAGCAGGCCCGCAACGAGCAGGAATTCAACGAAAAGCTCGAAGGCCTGCAGAACGAAGTGATTCAAAACCTGATCGACCGCGTGCTCATCGTTAAGGAATTCTACAAGGACGAGAAGCGCCGCGTGCCCGCCAGCTACATCGACAACCAGCTGGCCGAGACGATCATCACCCAGTTCGAGGGCGACCGCAGCAAATACCTCGCCTATCTCCGTTCCCGCGGCATCTCGCAAAAGGAATACCGCCGGGAGATCGAAGAGGACATGATCTACAATTTCATGCGCCAGCAACAGGCCAAGTCCGGCAGCACGGTCAGCCCGGTCCGCATCGAGGATTACTACAACGAGAACAAGGAACGTTTCTTCCAGGAAGACAGCGTGCACCTGCGCCTCATCCAGATCAACCGCACCCCCGAAGACACCGACGACACCCTCCGCGCCAAGGCCGACGCCGTCATCGCCGAGATGGATGGCGGCGCCACGTTCCCCGATGTGGCCCGCAAATACAGCAACGATCCCCGCAAGAGCCGCGGTGGCGATTGGGGCTGGCAGCGCCGCCCCGACCTGCGCAAGGAATTCAGCGATGTGATCTTCGAGCTCAAGAAGGGCGAGCGCAGCAAGCCGCTCATCACCGCCGAAGGCGCCTTCATCTTCTACGCCGAGGACCGCAAATACGCCGGCAACATGCCGATCGACGACGTGCGACCCGACATCGAGCGCGCCCTCGTCCAGCAGGGCTCCCGCCGCGCCACCGAGCGCTGGCTGGAAAAACTCAGGCGCAACGCCTACGTGAAGCACTTCTGA
- a CDS encoding acyl-CoA desaturase: MKLNLPTERINWVNSSFLIGTALVTCTVVPLYLWHYGMDAFQVALFFGFFIATGLSITLGYHRLFAHVAFQASWPVRLATLVFGAAAFENCALAWVSDHRRHHKHVDHDDDPYDISKGFWHAHIGWILFKLDPAPPWDNVADLRKDRLVMLQQRFYVPVAVLVGFALPAALGWWHNGWIGALGGFLIGGVARVTAVQHMTFFINSLCHTIGNQPYSNKCSARDSWLMAIFTFGEGYHNYHHEFQHDYRNGVKWWQWDPTKWTIWTLEKLRLVRGLRRVSEDKILLAQLTDTRRRLGEQIACPKVTANARLHDLLKASDVKLHELGQRWEALKAEYAGKASALRTEYSDRAQAQFDEARHALEEMRREVRQATRLLRHASAAA; this comes from the coding sequence GTGAAACTCAATCTTCCCACCGAGCGCATCAACTGGGTCAACAGCTCCTTCCTCATCGGCACGGCGCTGGTGACCTGCACGGTGGTGCCGCTCTACCTTTGGCACTACGGCATGGATGCCTTTCAGGTGGCCCTGTTCTTCGGATTTTTTATTGCGACCGGTCTGAGCATCACGCTCGGCTACCACCGGCTGTTCGCCCATGTCGCGTTTCAGGCCAGCTGGCCCGTGCGGCTCGCGACGCTTGTCTTCGGCGCCGCGGCCTTTGAGAACTGCGCCCTGGCCTGGGTCTCCGACCACCGGCGGCACCACAAGCATGTGGATCACGACGACGATCCCTACGACATCTCCAAGGGATTCTGGCACGCCCACATCGGCTGGATCCTCTTCAAGCTCGATCCGGCTCCGCCGTGGGACAACGTCGCCGACCTCCGCAAGGACCGGCTGGTGATGCTCCAGCAGCGGTTCTACGTGCCGGTGGCTGTGCTGGTGGGCTTCGCCCTGCCGGCGGCCCTCGGTTGGTGGCACAACGGCTGGATCGGGGCGCTGGGCGGCTTTCTCATCGGCGGCGTCGCGCGCGTGACCGCGGTCCAGCACATGACGTTTTTCATCAACTCGCTCTGCCACACCATCGGCAACCAGCCGTATTCCAACAAGTGCAGCGCGCGCGACAGCTGGCTCATGGCGATTTTCACCTTCGGCGAGGGCTATCACAACTACCACCACGAGTTTCAGCACGACTACCGCAACGGCGTGAAGTGGTGGCAGTGGGATCCGACCAAGTGGACCATCTGGACCCTCGAAAAGCTCCGTCTCGTGCGCGGGCTGCGCCGGGTTTCCGAGGACAAGATCCTGCTCGCCCAACTCACCGACACCCGCCGCCGCCTCGGCGAGCAGATCGCCTGTCCGAAGGTCACCGCCAACGCCCGGCTGCACGACCTGCTGAAGGCTTCCGACGTGAAGCTGCACGAACTCGGCCAGCGCTGGGAAGCGCTCAAGGCCGAATACGCCGGCAAGGCCAGTGCCCTCCGCACCGAATACTCCGACCGCGCCCAGGCCCAGTTCGATGAGGCGCGCCATGCTTTGGAGGAAATGCGCCGCGAAGTCCGCCAGGCGACCCGCCTGCTCAGACACGCGTCCGCGGCGGCCTGA
- a CDS encoding ABC transporter permease encodes MLATLNKYRVTFLVGLQSNLIYRVNFAVRGFFSFFHLIVVFILWGAAYAGSPLIGGFNFAQTFTYFVALLVAQFMIGAFNEDYQISEEIRGGMINQFLLKPVNYFAYRFSIYVAARLVTGLLILLPLIVSLPLIGEHLVLPADPWRLAVGLPALFLSAIIQFGIAYCFGLLSFWFLEIQGFVILSMALESVLGGQIFPLDLMPEWLFRVSQFLPYYYQMYFPVAIFTGRLNDPSAALVGLGIQACWAVIILGIGAMLWRRGLRLHTAVGG; translated from the coding sequence ATGCTCGCCACGCTCAACAAATACCGGGTGACCTTCCTGGTCGGCCTGCAAAGCAACCTGATCTACCGGGTGAACTTTGCCGTGCGCGGCTTCTTTTCGTTCTTCCACCTGATCGTGGTATTCATCCTCTGGGGCGCCGCTTACGCGGGCAGCCCGCTGATCGGGGGCTTCAACTTCGCGCAGACCTTCACCTACTTCGTCGCCCTGCTCGTGGCGCAGTTCATGATCGGGGCCTTCAACGAGGACTACCAGATCAGCGAGGAAATTCGCGGCGGCATGATCAACCAGTTTCTCCTGAAACCGGTGAACTACTTCGCCTACCGCTTCAGCATCTACGTGGCGGCGCGGCTGGTCACCGGTCTGCTCATTTTGCTGCCGCTCATCGTGAGCCTGCCGCTCATCGGCGAACACCTCGTGCTGCCGGCCGACCCATGGCGCCTGGCCGTCGGCCTGCCGGCGCTGTTCCTGTCGGCGATCATCCAGTTTGGCATCGCCTACTGCTTCGGCCTGCTGAGCTTCTGGTTCCTGGAGATCCAGGGCTTCGTGATCCTCTCGATGGCGCTGGAATCGGTGCTCGGCGGACAAATCTTCCCGCTCGACCTGATGCCCGAGTGGCTCTTCCGCGTCTCGCAGTTCCTGCCTTACTATTACCAGATGTATTTCCCCGTCGCGATTTTCACCGGCCGGCTCAACGACCCCTCGGCCGCGCTGGTCGGCCTCGGCATCCAGGCTTGCTGGGCCGTCATCATCCTTGGGATCGGCGCTATGCTCTGGCGCCGCGGCCTCCGCCTGCACACGGCGGTCGGCGGCTGA
- the mfd gene encoding transcription-repair coupling factor yields MIHEEAARTDSLAEDIALFCQAGGGPVLDVLAFPEAQTDNRELREAFNAASDRLAVLSRLRARDRSQNPDPKSAPQDPRPQNQLLVLTTPAALLQPVPPPEDFSSRETNLHRGEARPFQALLDLLRAYDYDSEAVCEAPGQYAVRGGIVDVYPITAHQPYRLDFFGDTLEEIKALDPVTQRSGEAVERITLTAAARVHTGGAQASLLDYLGSAAHAAIIEPKAVEELFDLGGRADTPPPADGAAALKGLTVLSGTCARLFGLSDLDLASELFDGAGEEETWDTESLAHHRSYPEERQLAHERLQAEDEARREFLEKVLAWQQAGYAVDFVVTKEGEEQRVRELLEEDKELRALKPRFLRGALSEGFRVTARPSGSSAIQAKVSPPKEGQAPARPGSKGLVVVSETEIFGRKRQRRSLTKRAIAAQSAVDQLLDFSELVEGDFVVHLQHGIAQFRGLTKLESADGVREVISLEFDDHVTLHVPLQESHLISRYVGLSKAKPQLGRVGSGRWEKARQAAERATLDLAAELLAIQAKREAQPGHAFAEDNVWQREFEAAFPFTETPDQMKAIVDVKADMERTRPMDRLVCGDVGFGKTEVAIRAAFKAVLGGRQVAVLVPTTVLAQQHLNSFRERMAGYPIAIEMLSRFRTRKEQEGILAALAAGKIDVVVGTHRLVQDDVKFKDLGLVIVDEEQRFGVKHKEVFKRWRAHVDMLAMSATPIPRTLYLALTGARDLSTIETAPTNRLPIQTIVKSYDEKLVVEAIQHELRRGGQVFYLHNRVQTIDLVAARLGQLLPGVTVGVGHGKMGSDGLERVMTEFVAGRYQVLVCTTIIESGLDIPNCNTLIIEGADRFGLSQLYQLRGRVGRFKHQAYAYLLLHRHARVLDLARQRLTAIRQHNQLGAGFRIAMRDLELRGAGNLLGAEQSGHIVGVGFELYCQLLRQSVARLKGEKQAAHVRANVKLDFVFVGEGADTEAPHAEVTGSFSALRQAERSEGEIDRIQARLPSAYIAETRLRIDFYRKLALAETTKQLKDLEQELRDRFGRFGEPVRALLLVTEIRVRAEQKGVLSVETDGNRLKCLRHSGRRDDFIQLSSRFPRLTAPTPLARLKEIITFLHNLPAK; encoded by the coding sequence GTGATCCACGAGGAGGCCGCGCGCACCGATTCACTGGCCGAGGACATCGCGCTGTTTTGCCAAGCCGGCGGCGGACCCGTTCTCGACGTCCTCGCCTTCCCCGAAGCCCAGACCGACAACCGCGAGCTGCGCGAGGCCTTCAACGCCGCCAGCGACCGTCTCGCCGTGCTGAGCAGGCTGCGCGCCCGCGATAGATCTCAAAACCCGGATCCGAAATCCGCGCCCCAGGATCCGAGACCCCAAAACCAGCTGCTGGTTTTGACCACCCCCGCCGCGTTGCTCCAGCCCGTGCCGCCCCCGGAGGACTTCTCTTCGCGCGAAACGAACCTGCATCGCGGTGAAGCCCGTCCGTTTCAGGCCCTCCTCGATCTGCTCCGCGCCTACGATTACGACAGCGAAGCGGTCTGCGAGGCCCCCGGGCAATACGCGGTGCGCGGTGGCATCGTGGACGTTTACCCGATCACGGCGCACCAACCCTACCGGCTGGATTTCTTCGGCGACACGCTGGAAGAGATCAAGGCGCTCGACCCGGTCACGCAGCGCTCGGGCGAAGCAGTCGAGCGCATCACCCTGACCGCCGCCGCCCGCGTCCACACCGGCGGGGCGCAGGCCAGCCTGCTCGACTACCTCGGTTCCGCCGCGCACGCCGCCATCATCGAGCCCAAGGCCGTCGAGGAGCTGTTTGATTTGGGCGGCCGGGCGGACACGCCACCGCCCGCCGATGGAGCGGCAGCGTTGAAGGGTCTTACCGTCCTGTCTGGAACGTGCGCCCGCCTCTTCGGGCTCAGCGATCTCGACCTGGCCAGCGAACTCTTCGACGGCGCTGGAGAGGAGGAGACTTGGGACACCGAATCACTCGCCCATCACCGCTCCTACCCCGAGGAGCGCCAGCTCGCCCATGAACGCCTGCAAGCCGAGGACGAAGCCCGCCGCGAGTTTCTCGAGAAAGTGCTGGCCTGGCAGCAGGCGGGCTACGCCGTGGACTTCGTGGTGACCAAGGAAGGCGAAGAACAACGCGTGCGCGAGCTGTTGGAGGAGGACAAAGAACTGCGCGCCCTGAAGCCGCGTTTTCTGCGCGGCGCGCTGAGTGAAGGTTTTCGCGTGACCGCGCGGCCGAGCGGGAGCTCGGCGATCCAGGCCAAGGTCTCCCCGCCGAAGGAGGGCCAAGCTCCGGCGCGGCCGGGTTCGAAAGGCCTCGTCGTCGTCTCCGAAACCGAGATCTTCGGCCGCAAGCGCCAGCGTCGCTCCCTAACGAAGCGCGCCATCGCCGCGCAGTCGGCCGTGGACCAGCTGCTCGACTTTTCCGAGCTGGTCGAAGGCGACTTCGTCGTCCACCTCCAGCACGGCATCGCCCAGTTCCGCGGCCTGACCAAGCTCGAAAGCGCCGACGGCGTGCGCGAGGTCATTTCGCTGGAGTTCGACGACCACGTGACCCTGCACGTGCCGTTGCAAGAGTCGCACCTCATCAGCCGCTACGTCGGGCTGTCCAAGGCCAAGCCCCAGCTCGGGCGCGTCGGCTCGGGTCGTTGGGAAAAGGCGCGGCAGGCCGCCGAGCGCGCCACCCTCGACCTCGCCGCGGAACTGCTCGCGATCCAGGCCAAACGCGAAGCGCAGCCGGGCCACGCCTTCGCCGAGGACAACGTCTGGCAGCGCGAGTTCGAGGCCGCCTTCCCCTTCACCGAGACGCCCGACCAGATGAAGGCCATCGTGGACGTGAAGGCCGACATGGAGCGCACGCGTCCGATGGACCGGCTCGTGTGCGGCGACGTGGGCTTCGGCAAGACCGAGGTGGCGATCCGCGCCGCGTTCAAGGCCGTCCTGGGCGGCCGGCAGGTCGCCGTGCTCGTGCCGACGACCGTGCTCGCGCAGCAGCATTTGAACAGTTTCCGCGAGCGCATGGCCGGCTACCCGATCGCGATCGAGATGCTCAGCCGCTTCCGCACACGCAAGGAGCAGGAGGGCATCCTCGCCGCGCTCGCCGCGGGCAAGATCGATGTGGTGGTCGGCACGCACCGGCTCGTGCAGGACGACGTGAAGTTCAAGGACCTCGGTCTCGTGATCGTGGACGAGGAGCAGCGCTTCGGCGTGAAGCACAAGGAGGTTTTCAAGCGTTGGCGCGCCCATGTGGACATGCTCGCGATGAGCGCCACGCCCATTCCACGCACGCTTTATCTGGCGCTCACCGGTGCGCGGGACCTCAGCACGATCGAAACCGCGCCGACCAACCGCCTGCCCATCCAGACCATCGTCAAAAGCTACGACGAGAAACTCGTCGTCGAAGCCATCCAGCACGAGCTGCGGCGCGGCGGCCAGGTGTTTTACCTGCACAACCGGGTGCAGACCATCGACCTCGTCGCCGCGCGTCTCGGGCAGCTTTTGCCCGGTGTCACCGTGGGCGTGGGCCACGGCAAGATGGGCTCCGACGGCCTCGAGCGCGTGATGACCGAGTTCGTCGCCGGGCGTTACCAAGTGCTCGTCTGCACGACGATCATCGAGAGCGGCCTCGACATCCCGAACTGCAACACGCTGATCATCGAGGGCGCCGACCGTTTCGGGTTGTCGCAGCTCTACCAGCTCCGCGGGCGCGTCGGTCGTTTCAAGCACCAGGCCTACGCCTATCTGCTGTTGCACCGCCACGCCCGGGTGTTGGACCTCGCCCGCCAGCGCCTGACGGCCATCCGCCAGCACAACCAGCTCGGCGCGGGCTTCCGCATCGCCATGCGCGACCTCGAGCTGCGCGGCGCGGGCAACCTGCTCGGCGCGGAACAGAGCGGCCATATCGTCGGCGTGGGCTTTGAGCTCTACTGCCAGCTCCTCCGCCAAAGCGTGGCCCGCCTGAAGGGTGAGAAGCAGGCCGCCCATGTCCGCGCCAACGTGAAGCTCGACTTCGTGTTCGTTGGCGAAGGTGCCGACACCGAGGCTCCACACGCCGAGGTCACCGGGAGTTTCAGCGCACTCCGTCAGGCCGAGCGCAGCGAGGGAGAGATCGACCGCATCCAGGCCCGCCTGCCGTCGGCCTACATTGCCGAGACCCGGCTGCGCATCGACTTTTACCGGAAACTGGCGCTGGCCGAGACGACCAAACAGTTGAAGGACCTCGAACAGGAACTGCGCGACCGCTTTGGGCGCTTTGGCGAACCGGTCCGCGCGTTGCTCCTCGTCACCGAAATCCGGGTGCGCGCGGAACAAAAAGGCGTCCTGTCCGTCGAAACCGACGGCAACCGCTTGAAGTGCCTGCGCCACTCGGGCCGCCGCGATGATTTCATCCAGCTCAGCAGTCGCTTTCCCCGCTTGACCGCCCCCACCCCCCTTGCAAGGTTGAAAGAAATAATCACCTTTCTGCACAATCTCCCCGCTAAATGA
- a CDS encoding class I SAM-dependent methyltransferase: MSFQDHFSTQARGYAKARPVYPSELFAHLVRLAPAHRCAWDAGTGNGQAAVALSAHFERVVATEPSRAQLAQAVAHPRVEYHLSAETAPMLESASVDLVTVAQAVHWFDRASFYAETKRVLRPGGVLAIWSYELCLITPAIDEVLQRFYRGAIWPCWPPERRHVEAGYRDFDFPFEEIPFPASTMEHAWTLAELAAYLRTWSSVVRYTRESGEDPVTALEMELVPLWGVGRRRIVWPLAGRVGRHTG, translated from the coding sequence GTGAGCTTTCAGGATCATTTCTCGACGCAGGCTCGCGGTTACGCCAAGGCGCGGCCGGTTTATCCGTCGGAGTTGTTTGCGCATCTCGTCCGGCTGGCTCCGGCGCACCGGTGCGCTTGGGATGCGGGCACGGGCAATGGTCAGGCCGCGGTGGCGCTGTCCGCCCATTTTGAGCGTGTCGTGGCGACCGAGCCGAGCCGGGCCCAACTCGCGCAGGCCGTCGCGCACCCGCGGGTGGAATACCATCTTTCGGCCGAGACGGCTCCGATGCTCGAATCCGCCTCGGTTGATTTGGTGACCGTGGCGCAGGCGGTGCATTGGTTTGATCGCGCGAGTTTCTATGCCGAGACCAAACGCGTGCTGCGCCCTGGCGGCGTGCTGGCCATCTGGTCCTACGAACTGTGTCTCATCACCCCGGCGATCGATGAGGTGTTGCAACGCTTCTACCGCGGCGCGATCTGGCCGTGCTGGCCGCCTGAACGACGGCATGTGGAGGCCGGCTACCGGGATTTCGACTTTCCCTTTGAGGAGATCCCATTCCCCGCCAGCACGATGGAGCACGCGTGGACCCTGGCCGAACTCGCCGCCTACCTGCGGACGTGGTCGTCGGTGGTCCGCTACACGCGGGAGAGCGGCGAAGACCCGGTGACGGCTCTGGAGATGGAACTGGTTCCCCTGTGGGGTGTTGGCCGGCGCCGGATCGTCTGGCCGCTGGCCGGCCGGGTGGGGAGGCACACCGGGTAA
- the rnc gene encoding ribonuclease III — protein sequence MGSSDQTVAALQKTIGYSFRNESLLIEALTHPSFLQDNAQAGAHNQRLEFLGDSVLQFILTDALYRTFPEDREGVMSRRRAVLSKGGFLTQMARDLGLDASLRLNKSEEDSGGRKRASILEDAFEALVGAVYLDSDLATTQRLVLAWYGPLAERLAVSEDAENPKGRLQELIQPEHGNNALNYLVSATTGPRHAQVYEVEVFLKDRKIGSGTGSSKKAAEEAAARVALVTLRTTSQ from the coding sequence ATGGGCTCTTCTGATCAAACTGTCGCCGCCCTGCAGAAGACCATCGGCTACAGCTTTCGCAATGAGTCCCTCCTGATTGAGGCCCTCACCCACCCCTCTTTTCTCCAGGACAACGCGCAGGCGGGGGCTCACAACCAGCGGCTCGAGTTCCTCGGCGACTCGGTGCTCCAGTTTATCCTCACCGACGCACTCTACCGCACATTCCCCGAGGACCGCGAGGGCGTGATGAGCCGCCGCCGGGCCGTGTTGTCGAAGGGCGGATTCCTCACACAGATGGCGCGGGACCTCGGCCTCGACGCCAGTCTGCGCCTCAACAAGAGCGAAGAAGACTCCGGTGGACGCAAACGCGCCTCGATCCTTGAGGATGCCTTCGAGGCGCTCGTCGGCGCAGTCTATCTCGACAGTGACCTGGCCACCACCCAGCGGCTGGTGCTCGCGTGGTATGGCCCGCTCGCCGAACGACTGGCCGTATCCGAGGACGCCGAGAACCCGAAGGGCCGGCTGCAGGAGCTGATCCAGCCGGAACACGGCAACAACGCCCTGAATTACCTCGTCAGTGCCACCACCGGCCCGCGCCACGCCCAGGTTTACGAGGTCGAGGTCTTCCTGAAGGACCGCAAGATCGGCAGTGGCACCGGTTCCTCCAAGAAAGCCGCCGAGGAAGCCGCCGCCCGGGTCGCGCTCGTAACGTTGCGCACGACATCCCAGTAG
- a CDS encoding ABC transporter permease, which produces MSHYARLWLTSARYCIMRMMMFRGDFFVWALVELFWMTVNLLMVSVIYRHTDTVAGWTKYEMMLLVGTSLLIQRFLMGFFWSSIFEMGRNIRSGHFDFFVAQPGNVMFTATTRKIDPDSLINSLVALGVVIYSARQLGLQPDWIDILAYGLMVACGVIIHYSMLVLCIAPAFWITSVQGIEGSYFTLSEFSRLPRAAFVGLAKVAFVWVLPVVVVSNTPASTLLHGLNGQLAAGLVAITVLWFGLAVFVFHRGLRRYSSASS; this is translated from the coding sequence ATGAGTCACTACGCCCGCCTCTGGCTGACTTCCGCCCGCTACTGCATCATGCGGATGATGATGTTCCGCGGCGACTTCTTCGTGTGGGCGCTGGTCGAGCTGTTCTGGATGACGGTGAACCTGCTCATGGTCTCGGTCATCTACCGGCACACCGACACCGTCGCAGGCTGGACCAAGTACGAGATGATGCTGCTCGTCGGCACCTCGCTCCTGATCCAGCGTTTCCTGATGGGCTTTTTCTGGAGCAGCATCTTCGAGATGGGACGCAACATCCGCAGCGGGCATTTCGACTTCTTCGTGGCTCAGCCGGGCAACGTGATGTTCACCGCCACGACCCGGAAGATCGACCCCGACAGCCTGATCAACTCTCTCGTGGCGCTCGGTGTGGTCATCTATTCGGCCCGGCAGCTTGGCCTGCAACCCGACTGGATCGATATCCTGGCCTACGGGCTGATGGTGGCCTGCGGCGTGATCATCCACTACAGCATGCTCGTGCTGTGCATTGCGCCGGCCTTCTGGATCACCAGCGTGCAGGGCATCGAAGGGAGTTACTTCACCCTGAGCGAATTCTCCCGCCTGCCCCGGGCCGCCTTCGTCGGCCTGGCCAAGGTCGCGTTCGTGTGGGTGCTTCCGGTGGTGGTCGTCAGCAACACCCCGGCCAGCACCCTCCTTCACGGCTTGAACGGGCAACTGGCTGCGGGCCTCGTCGCCATCACCGTCCTCTGGTTCGGCCTGGCGGTTTTCGTCTTCCACCGCGGCCTGCGCCGCTACTCGAGCGCGAGTTCGTGA